The Leishmania braziliensis MHOM/BR/75/M2904 complete genome, chromosome 4 genome includes a window with the following:
- a CDS encoding surface antigen-like protein encodes MTSTRNKFLLALVALVLLATYAAAVKGDCTVENCATCLEEDATKCAECKPGYKPTDASTCEAISCDVPNCATCAAGTPPSARSAKPGYKPTAGGLCEPIPPSSCYVEHCRECQGWSPYHCGSCEPYYLVAPDGRCEEMVFPPCNVEYCESCLKDNENYCRICEPRSVPKGEGQCWKPVDPLCNAKNCALCHSWNTDACKNCNPGHKLIYPYTCEAVPCNVENCATCADRSIIRCAQCNPGYKLTPADGCEAIPCDVENCVTCADGDAAKCAECNPGYKLTPARGCKEHPCDVANCETCAEGDAAKCGECNNGYRPTAGGLCEPIPPSSCYVEHCRECQGWSPYQCGSCEPYYLVAPDGRCEEMVFPPCNVEYCESCLKDNENYCSVCEPGSVPIGEGQCSKPVDPLCNAKNCALCHWWSTDACKNCNPGHKLIYPYTCEAVPCDVANCATCADRSIIRCAQCNPGYKLTPADGCEAIPCDVENCATCLEEDATKCAECKPGYKRTDAGQCEAISCDVPNCATCLEEDATQCKDCNAGYKVTDAGTCEAASDAAAAPHSGVAAVAALAAAVVAYAL; translated from the coding sequence ATGACCTCCACTCGGAACAAGTTCCTCCTGGCGCTTGTGgccctcgtgctgctcgccacctacgctgctgcggtgaagGGCGACTGCACTGTCGAGAACTGCGCGACGTGCCTTGAAGAGGACGCCACCAAGTGCGCGGAGTGCAAACCTGGCTACAAGCCGACCGACGCAAGCACGTGCGAAGCGATCTCCTGCGATGTCCCGAACTGCGcgacgtgcgctgctgggaCACCACCCAGTGCGCGGAGTGCAAAACCTGGCTACAAGCCGACCGCCGGAGGGCTGTGCGAGCCAATaccgccctcctcctgctaTGTGGAGCACTGCAGGGAGTGTCAGGGGTGGAGCCCCTACCATTGTGGGTCATGTGAGCCTTACTACCTTGTGGCCCCCGATGGCCGCTGTGAGGAGATGGTGTTCCCCCCCTGCAATGTCGAGTATTGCGAAAGCTGCCTAAAAGATAACGAGAACTACTGCAGAATCTGCGAACCGCGCTCCGTGCCGAAAGGCGAAGGGCAGTGCTGGAAACCTGTGGACCCCCTCTGCAATGCCAAGAACTGTGCGCTCTGCCATTCGTGGAACACTGATGCCTGCAAGAACTGCAACCCTGGCCACAAGCTGATCTACCCATACACGTGTGAGGCGGTCCCCTGCAATGTCGAGAACTGCGCGACGTGCGCTGATAGGAGCATAATCAGGTGTGCACAGTGCAACCCTGGCTACAAGCTGACACCCGCAGACGGCTGTGAGGCGATCCCCTGCGATGTTGAGAACTGCGTGACGTGCGCTGATGGGGACGCCGCCAAGTGCGCGGAGTGCAACCCTGGCTACAAGCTGACACCCGCAAGAGGGTGCAAGGAGCACCCCTGCGATGTCGCGAACTGCGAGACGTGCGCTGAGGGGGACGCCGCCAAGTGCGGGGAGTGCAACAACGGCTACAGGCCGACCGCCGGAGGGCTGTGCGAGCCAATaccgccctcctcctgctaTGTGGAGCACTGCAGGGAGTGTCAGGGGTGGAGCCCCTACCAGTGTGGGTCATGTGAGCCTTACTACCTTGTGGCCCCCGATGGCCGCTGTGAGGAGATGGTGTTCCCCCCCTGCAATGTCGAGTACTGTGAAAGCTGCCTAAAAGATAACGAGAACTACTGCAGTGTCTGCGAACCGGGCTCCGTGCCGATTGGCGAAGGGCAGTGCTCGAAACCTGTGGACCCCCTCTGCAATGCCAAGAACTGTGCGCTCTGCCACTGGTGGAGCACTGATGCCTGCAAGAACTGCAACCCTGGCCACAAGCTGATCTACCCATACACGTGTGAGGCGGTCCCCTGCGATGTCGCGAACTGCGCGACGTGCGCTGATAGGAGCATCATCAGGTGTGCACAGTGCAACCCTGGCTACAAGCTGACACCCGCAGACGGCTGTGAGGCGATCCCCTGCGATGTCGAGAACTGCGCGACGTGCCTTGAAGAGGACGCCACCAAGTGCGCGGAGTGCAAACCTGGCTACAAGCGGACCGACGCAGGCCAGTGCGAGGCGATCTCCTGCGATGTCCCGAACTGCGCGACGTGCCTTGAAGAGGACGCCACCCAGTGCAAGGACTGCAACGCCGGCTACAAGGTGACCGACGCAGGCACGTGCGAAGCGGCATcggacgccgctgcggccccGCACTCTGGcgttgccgcggtggcagcactggcggctgctgtggtggcctACGCGCTGTGA